Below is a genomic region from Halodesulfovibrio sp..
CACCACGGTTCTGTCTGTGAAGGTAGGAATGTTTGTATCTGTTGACTTAATAGTAACTATTACTACTTAAGAGTCAAGCATAAAATTAGGGAAAAATGAAATTTGTTTGAAATTCGAGTTTCTGTTGGGCAGCAACCCTTGTAAAAATGAGGATTTCGAAAGACTGACTTAGCTAAAAAAAAGATTAAAAAACAAAAGAAAAGGTTGCAGATAGGGCAGGGAAATGTCGAAGTAGTATGATATATCATCTTGTCTTGTTTCTGAAACGGATACAGAAATCTACTTTGAAGAGCAGTCTATAATACATATAAAATAATGCACTTTTCGATTTTGCTGGGCTACATAGAAATGTAAAGAACCCAATGTGAGCGTTACGGTATTGCAGAGCACTACGTTGGTTTGTTGCATAAATGCGCTGCTAACGGCTACGTTAAATAGGTATATCTAGAATGCGTAACGCGACATTTTATAGAAAATGATTACATATGCTGCAACGTAGTGTTGTGATTAGGGCATGTTTTTGCATCGCAAAGCGTATGCGCATAGCAATATTGGGTGCAGTAGTTTCTGCGTATCTTTATTGAGATATGATATTGCTCCCTACTGGCAGTGTACTATTGCTGGCTAGTGCATAGAAAGGAAAGATAAGCACCACAAGGATGTGATGATACATAGCGTTTTAAAGAGAATGTAATTTTCCGTTACCGTTATATCGGTTTTGGTGTGGTATTAGGTACATGATGGAGACATACAAATCAGTGCAAACTGAATGGTCAAACAGTATTAAAAGCTTGACCTAGTATTGGTTTTATGTGTTTATAGCGTCGCTGGAGAAGTCCTCTATCTCTTGGATGTTGCTTTGTGGGTCGAAGCGCATCGTTTAGGTTGAGGCAATGAGTACGCTCCCACCGTGAGAGGTGGCCATCATGCTGATTGCTGAATCCTATAGAGTCCGACGGAGGTTGTCATGAAACCAGTGAAATTCGCAAAGCCTGAACTGTTTGCAGATCACTTTTTTGATACTGCTGAAACTTTAGGCGTTAAGTTCACCCAGTCCGGTAACATCATTACCAATGGGGGAAAGAACATTTCTAAGGGCAAGGTTGCCGCCATTTATCGCCGGTATGGTGATGAATGTCATGTTTGCCCGAGCTGTGAATTCAAAAGTGACTCTGTAGGACTTAAGCACTTTCGGATGATTGCAGAGAAGGCTTTGGGCTAGAATCCTTCTTTTGCTTAAATGATTTTGTAGCATGACTGGTGTCCGCCGCTGCCCCCGTAGCGGCGGACTTTTTTGTCCTCTTCACACTTCCTTCTGAAATCATTGAATAAGAAGCGATATTGGTACAACCAATTTGGGTTGGCTTATAGATTTACGCGCATTGTATTTTGCGCTTGGATTTCACTTATTGATTTAATTGCTTGTATTGATTGAGGAAAAATGTGTGTATTAGGTGTTGTTTGCGAAAGATATAAAAAAAGACAGCAAATATTGTTCAGGTACATGGACGTAAAAATGGAGGCTGTGTAGGTTGTCTTTACTTGTTGTGGCAACTGATACGGCAAGTCTCTTCCTTTGTATAAGGAAATTGTGTTGTCTTAGGTGCTCTTGACTTTTTAAAAGGCAGGTGCGCCAACTCTTAAAAAAAGACCGGCATCTTTTTTTAAGAGATGTGATCTGTTGGTAGTGCTTCAGGTCTTGGGAGAGATTTTTGGCGAAAGATTCTCCCCCTTTTATTGCAGTTTTATCTGCGCACCGATTTGGCAATCGGTTGAAAAAAATCGGCGCTTCACAATGGCATGTGAAGCGCCGTTTTTTTTGATCCCCCCTGAGCAACACAGGGGCATAAATCTAACAGGCGGCAAGCAAAGCCTGCCGCCTGAGTATATCTAGATTTTTTTAATTTCTGAGTACCAGCTACCTGCTTTTTCCAGAATATCGTTAATTCGGGAAACCATAGCATGCGGGTCTTTTAAGTAGCCTTCCAACAATAAGGAAGACTCAAAAAGCTGCTCGACAGTTTCTGTAACCAGCGCATCATCTTTGTCAGACTTATAAATACGGAGCAGATTGCGTACGATAGGGTGGTCTGCATTCAACTCGAATACTTTTTGTGGAATAGACTCATCCTGATTCATCATGCGCATGATCTTTTCCATAGAAGAAGTCGCGCCATCCGGGCTGCTGAGTATCGCAGGTGAACCGGAGAGACGTTCAGATAAGCGCACGTCAGTTACTTTATCGCCAAGCAATTCTTTAATGTGTGCGAGAAGGTCACTTAATGTTGCGGTTTCTTCTTCAGAAAGCTCTTCAGCTTTTTCTTTTTTCACAACATCACTGAAATCTTTCAAGCTATCCGGATTTACAGTTTCCGCTGCAACCAAGTCAAATTCACCAAACTTGCCAAGGTTATCCATAACAAACTCGTCCACAGGTTCGTACAGGAAGAGAACTTCAAGCCCTTTGCGTGTGAAGAGTTCAAGATGCGGGTTCAGGCGTGCTGCTTCGCGGCTGGTGGCAGAAATATAGTAAATAGCTTTCTGATTTTCTTTCGCACGTTCGATGTATTCATCCAAAGATGTCAGCTCGTCCGCAGTTTCATGAGTTGAAGTATTGAAGCGGAGCAGCTTTGCAAAGCGGTCACGGTTTGCAAAATCGCTGTAACCGAGGCGGAATACTTTACCATGCACGTTCCAGAATTCTTTGTAAGCATCGGCATCATTTTTAGCCATACGCTCAAGGTGAGAAAGAATCTGCTTGGTAACTGTCTGGTTTATTTTGCGGATAAGAATGTTTTCCTGCAAGGTTTCGCGGGAAATATTCAATGGAAGATCTTCTGTATCAACAACACCTTTTACGAAAGAAAGGTAATCCGGCAGCAAGTCTTTGCATTCGCGCTGAATGAGTACGCGGCGAACGTACAGGTCAAGACCGTAATCGTCACGCCCGATGCTGCTTAAATCGCGTCCGAAAGTTGGGATAAAGGCAAGGCTTGTAAACTGCACAGGTGCATCAACTGCGCTGTGAACTGTTGCAAGTGGTTCTTTATCGTCAAAGGTAAGGTAGTTATAAAATTCTTTGTACTGCTCTTTGGAGATAGAACTTTTAGGTTCGCGCCACAGAGCGGGAGTTGTGTTCTGATGTTCGCCATCAAGGTAGATAGGGAACGGAATGAAGCTGGAATGCTGTTTAAGCGCGCTTTGCAGACGGAATTTTTCAAGAAATTCTTTTGCGTCTTCTTTAACGTGGATAGTGATAACTGTACCGCGTTCCGGTGCATCT
It encodes:
- the htpG gene encoding molecular chaperone HtpG; protein product: MSQSYEFKTEVRKLLHIITHSLYTNREIFLRELVSNASDALDKLRFAEAKGEEITAPELEPSIKVDIDKDASIITVTDTGIGMSKEDLVDNLGTIARSGSERFLAELAESKDSASNIIGRFGVGFYSVFMISENVTVTTRSYKAGSEAFTWKSDGLGAFEITPAEDAPERGTVITIHVKEDAKEFLEKFRLQSALKQHSSFIPFPIYLDGEHQNTTPALWREPKSSISKEQYKEFYNYLTFDDKEPLATVHSAVDAPVQFTSLAFIPTFGRDLSSIGRDDYGLDLYVRRVLIQRECKDLLPDYLSFVKGVVDTEDLPLNISRETLQENILIRKINQTVTKQILSHLERMAKNDADAYKEFWNVHGKVFRLGYSDFANRDRFAKLLRFNTSTHETADELTSLDEYIERAKENQKAIYYISATSREAARLNPHLELFTRKGLEVLFLYEPVDEFVMDNLGKFGEFDLVAAETVNPDSLKDFSDVVKKEKAEELSEEETATLSDLLAHIKELLGDKVTDVRLSERLSGSPAILSSPDGATSSMEKIMRMMNQDESIPQKVFELNADHPIVRNLLRIYKSDKDDALVTETVEQLFESSLLLEGYLKDPHAMVSRINDILEKAGSWYSEIKKI